TCTAACAGTCTTGACGCATGGTGGTTGTCCTTTGCGAGCAAGTGGCTAGGTGAATCAGCATATCTATTtcctttgttttattactttactTGCGCGTGAACTCTGGTGGGGCGAGGCCATTAATTTTATAACCATGTTATGTAATTTAATAAGCATATCCTGGGTTGATTAAGTAGCATCTTCCTAAAAGCTGTAAAATATGAGAGAGAAATGGTGGATTCCACGAGGTTGCTCTCGGTTTTCTAAATCGTGAAGGCTCCACTCGTGcgtattcttttcatttttaatgtCGGGTGCAAACAGTAGGAACAAAGTACATATAAATGTATGAAAATGGGGAATATATACTtgctaaaatcaaataaaagctATGGATTTTAGGAAAGAGAAAGGCAATGGCAATTATTGAAGGGGAGCATACTTGTACGAATGTTTTGGATTCATTCTGTTATGAGCAGATTAATCATAAGCATAGCTCATCGACTTTCGAAACAAGCTCGGGAATAATCATACGCATGCTTCTCTTTCTCGTGTGTTTAAGAGTGTATTTAGTCATTTCAATAACTCTGCTCCCGCTAGTTTTTCCGGAATCAAGTAGCACCCATCCAGAGAAAATAAATCACAGCCCCCGGCCAGTTCCTGATGGACTTGCGATTCACCATTAATAATAACATGTCACACAGTACATATCTATTTGTATAtttgcatatatacatatatatatatatatatatatgtccctCTACAACGTCATCAATGAAAGAATCCAACAAATAAATCAACAACTGCTCAAAGTCTTAATAAAAGTGCCAACATCCCAATAAACCAAATCAAtagaataaatcaaatatactgAACAATAATCTTTAGTAATCTTAGTACTTATCCCCTCCACTCGACAATCTTGTCCACGCTTCTTATTCTTGATTCTTAGTTAAAACATCCAAATCATCtgaaaatattgtgaagataAAGAGTGAGTTATCAGCAATTCAATAACTAGTgaacatatactaatatgtaaatATGAGCCATTTACAGAGTACATAATGCATAACAAAACATTTTTAGTTTTGGAATGCAGAACAAAACATGTTACTAAAATATCAGAACAATTGTTTCAAAAGTATTCATACACAAAAGTCCTTTGGCGTAgcaatactaaatatcttcataTTAGAACAGAATTATTATATCGGAACAGAGACCATGTTTAACCCTCGTGGCCAGGGCTGAGCACCAACTTttcggagtcggatttggcttcctctgactccgactccaaaTCCGAccttcgactccgactccggTTGCACCTCACTCCACTCCGACTTGTCAGAGTTGGacttttttattggatttttttttttttagacttttttcttaGACCcaattaatatttcaattttacaatttgtaactctaatcggatttgggcttctatatcaattttttttaaaatataatttgagatttctaatttatctaatcAAAATTATCAcactagaaaataaaactaaattcaaaatccatcattataaaaaataaaaataaattcaaatgtgcaaccaaaattaaaaactaaattaaaactaaacacacacattaaaattacataaccaaaattacaacttaaaattaaaaatacataaccaaaattaaaacctaaaattaaaaatacataaccaaaattacaacctaaaattaaaaatacataaccaaaattacaacctaaaattaaaaatacataaccaaaattacaatctaaaatcattcattcaaaattacaagttaaaaaaacacaactaaATCTAGCATCCCCATGCTATTGTCatttcaacaacaacaacaaacaaaataacacaGAGCCAAAAACATCAATCATCTAACCCATCTAGATTCCATCATCTATCCTCCCAAATTATCCAACCAACTCATGTCTCATCATCCATCAACAAGTTCTAATTCCATCAATAAGTTACAATTTACAACTTGCAATAATAGAACcaatacaaattacaaaaaatgtcatttttcaacttgtgcctaaaaaaaagaacaaaattagtaaggaaataagataccatataaatttataaaaataaagaaagcaaaattgaaataagataccataaacaagattgtcaatcctcttcacgaagtatgctggccatagaattggctaattctatattaagatgttaaagtataggagattagtattacaaaatgtGAAAATCAACTtatataacaacttaaaaaaatctctaaatacattacctgagtctagtttatagctctctgcatcatcaatggcttccgaataattttgactcaagcatataGGAGTAGACTCCAACCAGTTTTGCGAGCACACAAGAGCTTCTACAGTTCTAGGAGCCAAAGAACTCCTAAACGGATCTAGGACATGGCCTCCTATGCTAAGTGCTGACTCAGATGTAACGATGGTGATAGGAATGAccaagatatctcttgccattagagGAAGAACTGAATACTTGGTGgagttgactttccaccaaattaaaatttcaaaactccCCATAGGAATCTCAAGgttctccaacaaataccgctctaactccgtgaccggtgcaaaactgcaagtgcacagtatcgtagttttatagtaaagtaataagtagagtatcgtcctcagggattggtaccttactcttgccaaataccaaaattatactaatctcaattttatctagaggaatcgctaaggtttttgtaattgcaaataaacttagatcaactcaaagagaaataagcaaagaaaataaaactgactttcaaagatcaaattcaatggggaagaaaccttctaggaaatcgatttcaccataattcttcactatgcttttctcatccagctaatttaacttaaacctcttttgtctattagcaaatctctaattcatccaaaagcctctttcgatagtcaattggaagtgattctagtttatcaattcacacaagagtatgcaaattaaataatcaagaacgcaataagaccaatgatttaattactacacaggttcatacaagtctttcgatctctatacttacctatgctgaaatatccaagatctaccctatgattccctctttcgatagcaaatcacaagattaataatcatctaatcaatggccagttaattagaagcattaaactcagaataaatcagataaacaaagagagaattgcattaaattagcatggacaaacaagcatagttcggaattaggttacatcgttttcctagaaagaataaaatttagctcatgctagaattggaattcaacataaacgaattcaccataattgttctgagaagatgggaagaagaaaataaacactgaaaaatcctccttgcagcctcaactggtcgtcaaaagctcaagagaacgattcaacgcctttctcccgtccgtgctcgtgtatgaatccaacgtacgtgcaataaattggaattctgtctccaaaacaaatgatttgaatccctctagctatgtttttctctcccaaagagtgttctccagtcaaaactcgcggctctagagtgaaaaatggcttttatatggtcccacggcggaaaacctaaaatctgtcaaaatacgatgttcgctcgagcggggtgtcgagcgcgcgtcgagcgttcgactctgcctgatttcgctcgagcgtcctatcgagcgcacatcgagcgttcgactctgcctgatttcgctcgagcgtcctatcgagcgcacatcgagcgttcgactctgcctgatttcgctcgagcggccaatgtctctgctcgagcgatcttcgtttttcagcaacccactcgagctccctgtcgagcggcagtcgagcgtttgaatctgcctgaattcgttcaagcggccaaaagcctacgctcgagcgaacttgtaaaatctgcaatatgaaattttgcaagccatcaaataccctcaaacttacaactttgtttgtcctcaaacaaaaataaaaataaatgatagtttaggcaatatcaactcgaccccaaagagaagtatcatcactcaccaagcttttatgaatttagatttcatctctaatatcttactcttttaacatcaaagatagcaagaaaatcaatcaaaaattttgcaatttgtcaagcaagagttaggcgtttacttcaacctaaagctaagaccttgagtgtgtgtgtgatatagtcaatttaacctcaaaccacctgcaaactcagataaaagtagaacaaccaaaatcagaagaattctcttaaaatttaaccccataagtccaattttcagaaatcctctccactaatgtagtcaacaccaaaatcaaagatcaaaatgtctttattaaggttgtaatgataggccacagggtgagggttaagaaagaactggatatgggaaattaaatcaaactgggaaaatacttagtgaaaagaacattaaaagagaaactcacatgattcaaatcatagctctttcttggcaatatgctcatacttgtggcattattattgctgtaatcactgatgtaataccaacacttcccttaacaaaatttgaggtaattcactttccgcttggcgacttctttttcttttttttttttttttttttttttcacttcctttcttcttcttctttttctttgatcaaacagagcaaacataatacttttcatcatgaaaccaattttctcttttaaatgtaactctccaccaaagtattttctcaaactatcaacggtagattcattgtttttcaggcttagagcgagcatggtttatgtagtttaaagaatcaataaaggctcatgaaggctcaaaggggttgactatggaaacacaccatgtaatgatggcatgacatttaggacggctggaaaagctttttggttatgccaaagaaatgcctagatcatttctctaatatttggtctcaactaggatttcgcctcaaggacccatcaacggattctagagcaaagcaaaatcgaaccttcctctttcaattaattcaacttcttctcttcataagcaaaatggaataagacaaaaacgactatgtgctcaattgtgttcaaggtcaaagatttaaaccaaagtacccacaaaacttcacttgacataaaagaaatttttgaaaatttttctcaaaaccatcttcaatcacaaatttcagagtcatagagaattcaatcttactccaatgcatgcttggtaaaagaatcaaacaacccatcaacaacccaaaacttagaaaacaagaggatcaaataattataggagtttacacccccaaacttaaactaaacaatgtcctcattgtgatgcaaaagtaaaaaggattgaagaaataaaggaacttccctggtttcatggtgaaccctccgaggtttaaaaattttccagctctttatccatgctaaataaacctgcatcaaaaatcaatttattaatacttaaataaacaaagataataaaataaatgaaagagtgaaagatagatctatgggttgcctcccataagcgcttgttttaaagtttacagccagacttttcaatcctcatcacttaggatctccaagaggaatatatgcatagttcctctccatttgctctccatagtagtgcttcaatctttgaccattaactctgaaaatattccccgccttgtccttcaaatctactgctccaaaagagaaagcttcatgaattgtataaggacccgtccatcttgattttaactttcctgggaagagtttgagtcgtgaattgaagagtaaaacttgttgtcccggagcaaactctcgcctaataatctgtttgtcatgccacttcttcgtcctttctttatagatctttgcattctcatatgcatcattccggaactcttccatctcattcaattgaagaagtcgcttttcacctgctgccttcaaatcaaagttaaactttttcacagcccaataagctctatgctccaactctacaggaagatgacatgcctttccaaacactaatcggtatggagacatcccgataggtgttttaaaggctgtacggtacgcccacaaagcatcatcaagcttcttcgcccaatcctttctattgattttgaccgtcttctcaaggatgttcttgatctctctatttgaaatttcagcttggccattagtttgaggatggtaagcaagtgctatcttgtgcttcacaccatatttagaaagaagattctcaaataacttgttgcaaaagtgccaaatcttgtgaatatgttcttgtgcagaaatttgagaactacctttgcatcatttgttgttgtagcaattgcttccacccattttgacacatagtcaactgctagcaagatataagcaaaaccaaaagaaggaggaaaaggccctataaaatctattccccaaacatcaaacaactcaacttctaagatacctttcaatggtaactcatgacgccttgaaatatttcccatacgttggcactggtcacaagttttcaccaaagtgtaactatcacgaaaaatggaaggccaaaagaacccactttgaagtaccttagctgctgtacgggtggctccaaagtgtcctccatatgatgaggaatggcaatgatgaaggatgtcttgcatctcttcttccggcacacatcttctaatgatttgatcagggcatcttttgaacaacaaaggctcatcccaaagatagtgattcacatcatgcaaaaatttcttacgttgatggtaagtaagatcaggtggtaaaaccttacaagctagataattaacaatatcagcataccacggaagcttgatctcacatgcaaacaactgctcatcagggaatgcctcttggaccactgaatctagtctttcttcctcttgctctaaccgagagagatggtcagccactaaattttcacttcccttcttgtcgcgaatctccaaatcaaattcttgaagaaggaggatccaacgaattagcctaggcttagcatccttcttgccaaacaaatagcgaagtgctgcatgatcagtcctttgtcccaatgaggtaggaccgaaatttgtcacaagcaaacaccacggcaagcatctccttctcagttgttgtataatttaactgagcttcattcaatgtccggcttgcataatagatggctctaaacagcttgtctcgcctttgccccaacactgctccaattgcaaagtcacttgcatcgcacataatttcaaaaggttgactccaatcaggcacaatcacaattggtgctgaaattagcttctccttgagtgcattaaaggcctgcaaacaaacaacatcaaagtcaaatgcagaatttttctcaagaagattacataaaggtttagtgagtttagagaaatccttaataaatcttctataaaatcccgcatgtcccagaaaacttctgattcccttcacattctctcgaggtggtagtttctctatagttgcaattttggctcgatccacctcaattcctttggatgacactctatggcccagcacgatcccttcttgaaccatgaaatggcacttctcccagttcaggaccagattcttatcttcacatctctgcaaaacaagagctaagttatgcaaacaatgatcaaaagatgtaccaaaaactgaaaagtcatccataaatacttccattatatcttccaccatgtcagaaaagatagccatcatgcaacgttgaaatgtcgcaggggcgttgcacaatccaaagggcatcctcctaaaagcaaacgtcccataggggcatgtgaatgtagtcttctcttgatcttcaggagctatagcaatctgattataccccgaataaccatccaaaaaacaatagtaggagtacccagccaatcgatccaacatctgatcaatgaatggaagtgggaaatgatccttccttgttgctttattcaacttgcgataatccatgcatacacgccatcccgtgaccgttcttgtaggaatgaactcattattgtcatttttcactaccgtcattccacccttctttggtacaacttgcactggacttactcatgaactatctgaaatagcatatataattccagcattaaggagcttcaaaatttcagctctcactacttccttcattgctggatttaatcttctttggtgctcaattgttggcttgtaaagctcctccattaaaatcttgtgcatgcaaatggagggacttattccttttatgtcagaaatagtccatcccaaggctgttctatgctcccttaatacacgcagcaacttttcctcttcttcgggtgtgagtgatgtagcaacaattactggaaaggtatcactatcacccaagaatgcatagcgaagatgctcgggtaattgcttcaactccggagtatttttctgcatcttttctatatcaactccagattcactctttggtaccaccggctctagcttccccacttcattactaagtgatgtaacctgctgcaatgctcccaaagcaaaaacatagtggagaaattcttcactaacaaaaggcaagtcagattcacaaacagcagaatttttaaaatcaagagcatgagatgaagaggtgatacagcgctctaggtggtcggatggcatatcttcttgaaaggcctcttctacacattgcttaatgacatctacccgaaagcaagtacttggatcttctggaaatttcatggcttggtagatgttgaacataacctcttccttattaacccgcaatgtcaattcacccttttgaacatcaattaaagctttTCCCGTGGCCAggaatggtcgcccaagaattagtgggacatcttcatcttcttccatgtccaacaccacaaaatcagcaggaaaaatgaacttatccacctttaccaatacatcttctatgatcccacgtggatacttgatggaccgatttgctagttgcaaggaaattgttgtatgcttcatctctccaagtcctaatttcctgcaaacagaaaatggcataagattaatgctagcaccaagatcacataagactctatcaaaaaatgaatctccaatagtgcaaggcaaagtgaaactccccggatctttcaatttttgaggcaatttcttttgaagaatggcactgcattcttcagaaagcttcactgtttcaaactcctccaaccttctcttcttggaaatgatgtctttcaggaatttgacatagtttggcatttattccaaggcatctgcaaaaggaatattaatgtgaattttcttaaagatatccaaaaacttagaaaattgcttatctagtttttgcttttgaaagcgctgagggtaaggaagtggaggagcaagaataggaggattgtcaggaaatgaaattgtaggaggcaagtcggtctcctctagtgtatcattgacaatctcctcttcttctactttatttttgctttggccattgttcgcagcggtaggagtggacttgctctcctttaatggtgccctctcaatctattttccactcctaagtgtgatggccttgcattgttcctttggattcacttcagtgttgctaagaaaagctcctctttgttgggcattgatggtagtggctagttgcccaatttgcacttcaagattcttcatagtggctcccatattgctacaatgagtctcaatgttgtccaatcttgaatcagtcttcttaaaccttgcattggtctcctgaacaaaggaaaccatggcatcctcaagtgacatcttcttctcgcttggttggctatcaaatcctggaggatgttgaggttgcaacacattcttggtatttccatatgacaaattctcatgatttctaagccctggatgatagtaatttggcataggattaccacgatagttgtagttccgattgttgacatattgaacttgttcttgactcgcctcattgcttggaactatcatacttgtagatgctacatattctgtactttgtggtatcctttgtgttgtcaaggctgaaatctgatgagatagagtagctacttgagcggaaagagctgttatcggctccaagtcatgaattccagcaaccttcttagccaaagtcctctcaattggccattgatagttgtttgaggccatttcctccaaaagtgcagtagcaccttcagctgtcttcgacatcaaagttccaccagaagcagcatcaactatagttcgagtttgcccatttaacccattatagaacatctgaacttgcaaccaatctggcaatccatgttgtgggcaacgtcgaatcaagtccttatacctttcccatgcttcatagagtgactcaaaatcattttgcttgaattggccaatctcactcctgagttgggctgttttggcaggaggaaagaatttagcaagaaacctttcagccatgtcctgccaactaacgatgcttcccggttgtacagattgtagccaacctctagccttgtccctcaaagagaagggaaacaatctcagtctaatggtgtcttcagtaacaccattaatcttcacagtatcacaaatctccaaaaacatagccaaatgaatattgggatcatcaagtggtgatccactgaattgagcctgctgcaccatgctaatcaaagctggtttgagctcaaagttgttggcattgattggctggcgcattatgctcgagtaatttccattcacaactggtcgtacatagtccttcaaggtgcgtggtagtacctcacgatcttcttcagccatagctagtatcttatttcttcttagtgatctaagagttctctcaatctccggatcaacaggaataatgtcacgagatctagtacggcgcatccaatgtcaaaaacacacctgtagaacaaattaaaacaaaattctaaattaaaaccaagattactttgtatcgatattgacgaaaagaataagaataaaccaatccccggcaacggcgccaaaaacttgaccggtgcaaaactgcaagtgcacagtatcgtagttttatagtaaagtaataagtagagtatcgtcctcagggattggtaccttactcttgccaaataccaaaattatactaatctcaattttatctagaggaatcgctaaggtttttgtaattgcaaataaacttagatcaactcaaagagaaataagcaaagaaaataaaactgactttcaaagatcaaattcaatggggaagaaaccttctaggaaatcgatttcaccataattcttcactatgcttttctcatccagctaatttaacttaaacctcttttgtctattagcaaatctctaattcatccaaaagcctctttcgatagtcaattggaagtgattctagtttatcaattcacacaagagtatgcaaattaaataatcaagaacgcaataagaccaatgatttaattactacacaggttcatacaagtctttcgatctctatacttacctatgctgaaatatccaagatctaccctatgattccctctttcgatagcaaatcacaagattaataatcatctaatcaatgaccagttaattagaagcattaaactcagaataaatcagataaacaaagagagaattgcattaaattagcatggacaaacaagcatagttcggaattaggttacatcgttttcctagaaagaagaaaatttagctcatgctagaattggaattcaacataaacgaattcaccataattgttctgagaagattggaagaagaaaataaacactgaaaaatcctccttgcagcctcaactggtcgtcaaaagctcaagagaacgattcaacgcctttctcccgtccgtgctcgtgtatgaatccaacgtacgtgcaataaattggaattccgtctccaaaacaaatgatttgaatccctctagctatgtttttctctcccaaagagtgttctccagtcaaaactcgcggctctagagtgaaaaatggcttttatatggtcccacggcggaaaacctaaaatctgtcaaaatacgatgttcgctcgagcggggtgtcgagcgcgcgtcgagcgttcgactctgcctgatttcgctcgagcgtcctatcgagcgcacatcgagcgttcgactctgcctgatttcgctcgagcggccaatgtctctgctcgagcgatcttcgtttttcagcaacccgctcgagctccctgtcgagcggcagtcgagcgtttgaatctgcctgaattcgctcgagcggccaaaagcctccgctcgagcgaacttgtaaaatctgcaatatgaaattttgcaagccatcactcCGACTTACAATCCATCAAGGATGATGTATGCTCTTTATcgaactctatcaaaaaatctAAGGGATCATAATCTGTAACAATTAGGGGAGAGTATCGGCCgatccggaccggcaaaaccgaccggaccgacagtttcggtccggaccgaaccgaaccggtagAATGTCCGGTCGGTTTCGGTCCTATTTTCTCTGGACCGATGGGTTTCGGTTCGGTCCCGATCCAGGGGGGTTTTGCcccagaccggaccgaatgaatattaatatattttattatttatataataattataattgtatataatttttataattgtatataatttataattatttataatttttatcttacgtaataggctaatatttatcatactaattattaatatatataattttatactaatacaataatactaatataataatatttatactaacttaCTAAGACTAAGACTAAATCACTAACCGTCTATATTAATAAATCACTAagagttattagtattacatgatatttacatctagttattagttataatttataaacttataataaataagttaataaatattactaatttactatatattaatagactaatagtattactatattagtataatagt
This is a stretch of genomic DNA from Carya illinoinensis cultivar Pawnee chromosome 3, C.illinoinensisPawnee_v1, whole genome shotgun sequence. It encodes these proteins:
- the LOC122304045 gene encoding zinc finger BED domain-containing protein RICESLEEPER 2-like: MDCKSELERYLLENLEIPMGSFEILIWWKVNSTKYSVLPLMARDILVIPITIVTSESALSIGGHVLDPFRSSLAPRTVEALVCSQNWLESTPICLSQNYSEAIDDAESYKLDSDDLDVLTKNQE